Proteins encoded by one window of Pseudomonas sp. PSKL.D1:
- a CDS encoding DUF2788 domain-containing protein yields MDPAVFEEWMMIVLVTVLIGFMGFIVWDLAKKSKAGRFGTLILFFVLGLGVLAFIIKSVVVGFLEGV; encoded by the coding sequence ATGGATCCTGCCGTATTCGAAGAGTGGATGATGATTGTGCTGGTCACTGTGCTGATCGGCTTCATGGGTTTCATCGTCTGGGACTTGGCCAAGAAGTCCAAGGCGGGGCGCTTTGGTACGCTGATTCTGTTCTTTGTGCTGGGGCTGGGTGTACTGGCCTTTATCATCAAGAGCGTGGTGGTGGGGTTTCTGGA